The following is a genomic window from Myxococcota bacterium.
CCGAAGTAGCGGCCAGTGACTCCCTCGAGCTCGGGCGCGCTGCAGGCCCAGATCGAGGTCTCCGCGCCCTGCTCGGGCGAGCGAAAGAGCGGGCGCGCCAGCTTGGTCAGGAACTTGAGCACCGGGGCGTGGTTGTTCTGGCCGAGGCCCGTGCGCACCATCCCCGGATGGAGCGCGTTCACGGTGACTCCCGAGCCCGCCAGGCGCCGCGCCAGCTCGCGCGTGAACAAGAGGTTCGCGAGCTTCGAGCGGCCGTAGACGCCCCACGCCGAGTAGCGCTTCGACGCGCCCAGGTCGTCGAAGTCGAGCGGGCCGCCCATCTTGTGCGCGTCGGAGGCCACGTTCACGATGCGCGCGGGCGCGCTCTCGCGGATGCGCTCCAAGAGCAGGAGCGTGAGCAGGAAGTAGGCGAGGTGATTCACCGCGAAGGTGGTCTCGATCCCGTCGCGCGTCTCGCTGCGCGCGAGCTCCATCACGCCCGCGTTGTTCAGCAGGATGTGCAGCGGCTCGCCGTGAGACAGGAACTCGGCCGCGGCGCGGCGCACCTCGGCCTGTGAGCCGAGGTCCGCCAGCAGCACGTTCACCTCCGCGCGCGGCGACTCATTCTCGATCTCCGCACGCGTGTCCTCGGCGCGGCCCGCGTCGCGCGCCACCAGCCACAGGCGCGCGCCCATGCGCGCGAGCGCGCGCGCCGACGCGCGGCCGATGCCGTTGGTCGCGCCGGTCACGAGCGCCGTCTTGCCGCGCAGGTCGGTCACGGCACGAGCACCACCTTCCCGATGTTCTTGCGGTCTTGGATGTAGTGGTGCGCCTCGGCGGCACGGTCGAGCGGGAAGCTCGCGCTGATCAGCGGCGCGATCTCGCGCCGGTTCCAGCAGCCCAGGAGCGCGTCGAGCCAGCCGTTCACCCGGTCGATCTCCTCCCACAGGTGGGCCAGGTTCACGCCGAACACGCCCTTGTTCTCGCTGATGAGGCGGGCGGGGCCGAAGGCCAGCCAGGGCATGCGCGCCGCGGTCCACGCCACCTTGAACAGGTTCCGGCGCTTGCCGGTGGCGGCCGCCGAGAGCCCGAACATGGCCATGCGGCCGGTCGGCGAGAGCGAGCGGTAGCTCTGGCGGAACGACTTCCCGCCGACCGCGTCGAGCGCCAGGTCGACGCCCCGGCCGCGCGTGTACTCGCGCACGCGCTGCTCGAAGTCGTCGTGGTACGGATCGATCGCGAAGTCGAGGCCGAGGCGCTTCAGCGCGTCGTGCTTGCCCGACGAGGCCGTGCCGATCGTGGTCGCGCCGATGCGCTTGGCGAGCTGCAGCGCGGCGATCCCGACGCCGCCGCCCGCGGAGTGGATCAGCACGGTCATGCCCGCGCGCAGGCCGCCCATGACCTCGAGGATCTGCCAGGCCGTCAGGTAGTTCACGGGCAGCGCGGCGCCCTGCGGGGCGCTCATGTCCGCGGGCCGCGTCGCGAGCTGGACCTCCGGCACGCACACGGTGTCGGCGTAGCCGCCAAAGCGGGTCAGGGCGAGGATGTCGCGCCCGATCCAATCGGGCTCGACCTCGGCGCCCACCGCGTCGACACGCCCCGCGATCTCGTAGCCAGGCACCACCGGGCGCTTGGGCAGATCGGGGTAGAGCCCGAGCCGGCCCATCACGTCGGCGAAGTTCACGCCGATCGCCTCGACGCGGACCCGGACCTGGCGCGGCCCCGGCATCGGGTCGGGCGCCTCGCGCAGTCGGAGCACCTCGGGCCGGCCGAAGCGCTCGATCCACACCTGTCTCACGTCCACCCCTCCGGAGCGTCCGATTCTAGAGGTCGGAGACGGAGGGCGCCGGGTTCAGTCGGCCTCGGCGTCCTCGATGTCCTCGGGCTCGACCGGGCCGAACTGGCTCGAGAGCTCCTGGTAGCGCGCCAACACCGACAACAGGTACGGCGGCCGCGGCGTCCGCCCGCGCGCGACCATGCGCTGCACGCGGTAGGGACCCAGGTTGTAGGCCGAGATCGCGAGCGCCGGGTCGGTGTACATGTCGAACATCTCGCCCAGGTAGCAGGCGCCGATCGCCACGTTGGCCGCCGGGTCGAGCAGCGTGCGCTTGCCCGTGAAGGGGATGCCGTGGCGCTTCGCGACGTCGCGCGCCACGAACGGACGCACCTGCATGAGGCCGATCGAGCCACCCCGACCGTGCGCATGCGGGTCGAAGCCACTCTCCTGCTCGATGATCGCCAGCACGAGCGACGGGTCGAGCTGATGCGCCTGCACGGCGTCTTCGATCGCGGCCGCGACGCGTGCGCGGTCGACCGGAGTCAGGTCGGGCGCTCGCACCACCAAGAGCCCGGCGATGCGCTCGGAGAGCCGCGGGCGCTGGAGCGCCGGCGCGGGCCGAGCCTGCGGCTGCGGGGAGGGGCGAGTGAGTTCCGCGGGTGCCGGGGCCAGGGCGACCTGGCTCGAGGCCGGCGCGGCCTGCTCGCGCAATACCGCCGCTGCGAACGGCGTCTGACATGCAGACGCGATCAGCCCGAAAGCGGCGACCGTGATGGCCAGCAGCGCTCGCTGCACAGGTGCTCCCTGATTTCCCCCGCCGGAATTGAAGGCTCCGGCCGCCTGCCCGGATCGAGTCCACCAAACGGGTGCCATGCGAGCTGTGATCGGAGTCACCCGGGCCGGGCCGTGTGATCGGCCTCACGCAAGCAGGGCGAGCAAGTCCTCGCGGGAGATGGCGTTGGCCCGGTCGGCGCCAGCCAGCGCCGCCTGTGCCAGCTCGCGCTTCCGCTCCTGGAGCGCCAGGATGCGCTCCTCGACGGTGTCGCGCGCCACCAGGCGATATACGGAGACAGGGCGGTCCTGACCGATCCGGTGGGCGCGATCGGCGGCCTGGTCTTCGACGGCGGGATTCCACCACGGGTCGAGCAGGAAGACGTGGTCCGCGGCGGTCAGGTTGAGGCCGACGCCACCGGCGCGCAGCGAGAGCAAGAGGACGGGCGGACCGGCCGGCGACTGGAAGGTCTCGACCACGCCCGCGCGGTCGACGGTGCTGCCGTCCAGGCGCGTGAAGCCGATCGCGCGCTCGCGCAGCTCGGGCTCGACGAGGTCGAGGAGCGACGTCCACTGCGAGAACACGAGCGCCTTGTGGCCCTCGGCCACGGCCTCCTCGAGTGACTCGCACAGGACCGCGAGCTTGGTGGAGCCGGTCGCGTGCTGCCCCGGCACCAGCGCCCGGTGGCAGGCGGCCTGGCGCAGCCGCAGCAAGAGCTCGAGCGCCTCGAGCACGTTGCCGCCGGCCGACAGCCGCTCGACCACCTCGCGCTGCGACGCGGCGCGCACGGCGTCGTAGACGGCGCGCTCGTCGGCGTCGAGCTCGCAGTGCAGCACCGCCTCGGTGCGCGGCGGGAGCTCGCGCGCGACCTCGCTCTTCAGGCGGCGCAGCACGAAGGGCGCGATGCGCGCGCGCAGGTGGGCCGCCGCGCCTGGCTCGCCGGCCGCGACCGGCCGCGCGTAGCGCTCGCGGAAGTCGCGCAGCGAGCCGAGCAGGCCCGGGTTCGAGAAGTGCAGCTGGCTCCACAGCTCGTCGAGGCGGTTCTCCACGGGCGTGCCGGTCAGGGTGACTCGGAACGCGCCGGGCAGCGCGAACGCCGCGCGCGCGACCTGGCTGTCGGGATTCTTGATCGCCTGGGCCTCGTCGAGCACGACCGTGTCCCAGTCGACCGCGGCGAGCAGCTCGGCGTCGAGCCGCAACAGCGCATAGCTCGTGAGCGTCAGGTCGGCCGCGGGATCGAGCGCCCGCTTCGCGCCGTGGTACACCGAAGTGCGCAGGGCGGGCCGGAAGCGCTGCGCCTGCTCGGCCCAGCCGAACAAGACGCTGGTGGGCGCCACGACCAGCGTGCGGCCCGAGACGGCGCACAGCGCCTGCAGCGTCTTGCCCAGGCCCATGTCGTCGGCGAGCAGACCGCCGAGTCCGGCCGCGCGCAGGAAGGCGAGCCAGCGCACGCCGTCGCGCTGATAGCCGCGCAGCTCGGCGTGCAGGTCGGCGGGCAGGGCTGGATCGGGCAGGGACTCGAAGTCGTCGACCAGCGCGCGCAGGCGGGCGAAGCCCGGCGGTGGCGGCTCGCCGAGCTCGGCGTAGAGCCGGGCCAGGTCGGGCAGGGCGGCGGCGGGCAGGGCGCCGTTCGTGCTGCGCGCAGCCAAGAGGTCGGCCACGCGCCGCCCGTGCTGCGCGAGCCAGGCCAGCGGCAAGGGCGCGAAGCCGCCGCCGCTGAGCGGCACGAGTGACTCGCCCTCGCTCCACGCGCGCAGCACGCGCGCGGGGTCGACGCGCGCGCCGCCGGGCGTGCGGAACGAGAGCTCCAGCCGGTCCGTGCCGCCGCGCAGCTCGGCCGCGAGCTCGGGCGTGACATGGAACGCCTCGTGGGCGCGACCCACGAGCTCGCCCGAGAAGCGCTCGAGACGTGTGCGGTACTCGATCGCGTCCTTCGCCGCGAGCGCGAGCTCGGCGCCCGGCGCGAGGCCGAGCTCCCGGTCGAGCCGCGCCACGAGCGCGGACTCGGCCGACTCGTTGCGCCGCGGCACGGCGTCGCCCAGCGCGACCAGGCGGCCGTCCTCCACGCGCGCCACCGGCGGGTCCCCGTACACGAGCTCCGCCGCCACGCGCAGCCGGTCGCCCTCGCGCGTGACTCGCGCGCGCAGGCGGGGCCTGGCCAGCTCCTCGCGGGGCAGGCGCGTGGTGAGGATCTCGACCGGGATGCGCGCGCGCAGCTCGGGAATCACTTCCGCGACCAGCCGGCCCGCGGCGTCGGGCGGATAGAGCCGGCCTGCACCCAGCTCGCTGCGCTCGCGCAGCGAGAGGTGCGGATCGCCGACCGGCCGCAGCGCGCCGCCGCACAGCACGACGCCGTTGGCGAAGGCCTCGCTGAGCCGCGGGTCCTGCGCGAGCTGCACCGCGAAGCCGTCGCCGCGATCCTCGACGCGCGCGATCGGCAGCACCGGGTCGAGCGACACGGCGACCGGCGCACCGTCGAGGCGCACGTCCTCGCAGCCGACCAGCGCCGCGAGCAGGCGCTGCATCGACTCGGCCGGCGGTGGCCCGCTGCGGCGCGCGTCGACGAGTCTCTCGACCGCGAGGTCCTCGGCGCTGACCAACGGCGCCGGCCCGGGTCCGCGGCCCGCCGCGTAGGCCGACAGCGAGGCCGCGAGCGGCTCCTCGCGCCCGTCGCGCACGATCACGCGCGCCAGCGCGAGCCCGCCGGACTGCCGGGTGAGTCGGTAGCCCAGCCTGCCCGGCGCCGCCGCGGGTGCCGGGGCGGCCTCGCCCGACTCACTCGCGCGCCGCAGCGCGATCAGCGCCGCGCAGGTGTGCTCGCAGGGATCGTCGGCGCCGTCGCAGTCGCACTCCCAGCTCGCGTGGCGCGGGTGCAGCCGCACCGCCGGCGCGGCGTGGCCGGCGCGCACCAGCACGCGCAGCACGATCTCGTCAGCGGAGCGCGACTCGACGCTGACCGCGCCGCGCCGCACGAGCTCGACGCCGCGCGACCACACGGCGCTCTCCGCCTCGGCGCGCACCGCCTCGAACAGCTCCTTCATTCGCGGCGAAACCTAGCAGTGACGTGCCCGGCGGTCTCGGGCATCCTCCTGTGGTGACACCCCGTGGTGACGCTCGCGTTCCGGCGCTCGTGGTTTCGGGCTTCCTCGGCTCGGGCAAGACCACGCTCGTGCGCCGCCTGCTAGAGGACGCACACGAGCGGGGCCTGCGGCTCGCGATCGTGTCGAACGAGTTCGGCGAGGTCGGCATCGACCGCGCCCTGCTCGGCGGCGGCGACGAGACTTTCGTCGAGCTGGGCGGCGGCTGTGTCTGCTGCCGGCTCTCGGACGAGCTGGTCACCACGCTCGAGCGGCTGCGCGAGAAAGTGAGTCCCGACCGCGTGCTGATCGAGACCTCGGGCGTGGCGCTGCCCTACGACGTGCAGGTGCACTTCTACCGCGAGCCTCTGGTGCGCTGGATCGGCGAGGACCTGACCGCGGTGCTGGTGAACGCCGAGCAGCTCGCCGCCGGGCGCGACCTCGACGACACCTTCGAGGACCAGGTGACTTCCGCGGACCTCCTGGTGCTGAACAAGACCGACCTGGTCGCGCCCGCGGATCTGCCCGGTCTGGAGGCGCGGCTGCGCGCGCTCGAGCCCGACGCCCCGATCGTGCGCGCGCGACACGGCGACGTGTCACCCGACCTGCTGTTTCCGCCGGGCGCGGCCGAGGTGGCGCGCCGCGCCGACCGCGTGGCCCAGGCGCGCGCGCCGCACTCGCACGAGCAGTTCAGCGCCGAGGTGCGCGAGATCGCTCCCGGGCTGGCTCCGGCCGCGCTCGTCGAGTCACTGCGCGCCGAGAAAGCCCTGCGCGCCAAGGGCTTCGTCGAGACTTCCGAAGGCCTGCGCCTGGTGCAGGGCGTAGGGCCGCGCATCGAGCTTGTGGTGCCCGACGCGCCGCCGCCGCGCGAGCTCGTGGGCCGCGTGGTGCTGATCCGGCGCGGGGCGGCGCATTGAGCGAGCCGGCGCGGCTCGACTCACTGGCGCAGCCGCGCGGCCTGCCGCCCGCCGAGGTCCTGGCGCGCTTCGTGGGCTGGTGCGAGGGCCGCGGCTTGCGCCCGTACCCGGCGCAGGAGGAGGCGTTCCTCGAGCTGCTCGAAGGCAAACACGTGGTGCTGGCCACGCCCACGGGCTCGGGCAAGTCACTCGTGGCGCAGCTCCTGCACTTCAAGGCGCTGTGCGAGGGCGCGCGCTCCTTCTACAGCTCGCCGATCAAGGCGCTGGTCTCGCAGAAGTTCTTCGCGCTGTGCGCCGATTTCGGCGCCGAGAACGTGGGCATGCTCACCGGCGACGCCAGCATCAACCCCGCGGCGCCGATCGTGTGCTGCACCGCCGAGGTGCTGGCCAACATGGCGCTGCGCCGCGGCGACGAGATGGACCTGCCTTACGCGGTGCTCGACGAGTTCCACTTCTACGCCGATCCCGCGCGCGGCTGGGCCTGGCAGGTGCCACTGCTCATGCTGTCGAAGACCACGTTCCTGCTCATGTCGGCTACGCTCGGAGACACGAAGGAGATCCGTGCCGACCTGGCGCGGCGCACCGAGCGCCCGGTCGCGCTGGTGACTTCCGACGAGCGCCCCGTGCCGCTCGACTTCTCCTACCGCGAGACACCGCTGCACGAGACCGTCTCCGATCTGCTCGAAGAGGGCAAGGCGCCGGTCTACGTGGTGAGCTTCACGCAGCGCGAGACCGCGGAGCTGGCGCAGAGCCTGACGAGCCTGTCGGTCGCGACGCGCGCCGAGCGCGACGCGATCGCGCGGGCGCTGGCCGACTTCGACTTCGACAGCCCCTACGGCAAGGAGCTGGCGCGGCTGGTGCGCGCCGGCATCGGCATCCACCACGCGGGGCTCCTGCCGAAGTACCGGCTGCTGGTCGAGCAGCTGTCGCAGAAGAGTCTGCTCAAGGTCATCTCGGGCACCGACACGCTCGGCGTGGGCGTGAACATCCCGATCCGCACGGTGCTGTTCACCAAGCTCGCGAAGTTCGACGGCACGCGCGTGGGCCCGCTGCGCGTGCGTGAGTTCCGGCAGATCGCGGGCCGCGCCGGGCGCAAGGGCTTCGACGACCGCGGCAGCGTGGTGTGCCAGGCGCCGGAGCACGTGATCGAGAACAAGCGCATGAGGAACCGCGCCGGTCAGGGCGGCAGGAAGAAACGCGAGGTCACCAAGAAGCCGCCGCCGGGCTTCGTGGGCTGGAACGAGGACACGTTCCACAAGCTGATCGAGCGCCCGCCCGAGCCGCTGCAGTCGCGCTTCCGTGTGACTCACGGCATGCTGATCCTGCTGCTGCGCCACGGCGAGGAGCTCCCCGACCCGCGCCGCAGCTGGCGGCTGGTCGCGGAGCTGATCGCGACCAGTCACGAAGACGAGCGCCGCAAGCGGCGCCTGCTGCGCGACGCCGCGAAGCTGTTCCGCGGGCTGCGCGCGGCCGACATCGTGCGCATCGAGCGCGACTCGGCGAGCGGCCTGCGGCGCGTGCGCGTGGCCGACGACTTGCAGTGGGACTTCTCGCTCCACCACGCGCTCTCGCTGTATCTGGTCGAGGCGATCTCCTACGTCGAGGCGCGCGACGAGGCGTTCGCGCTCGAGCTGCTCTCGCTGGTCGAGGCGGTGCTGGAAGACCCGCGCGCGATCCTGATGCGCCAGGTCGACCGGCTGAAGAGCGACTTGATGGCGCGCCTCAAGGCCGAGGGCGTGCCGTTCGAGGAGCGCATCCGCCGGCTCGACGAGGTCGAGCCGCCCGCGCCCAGCCGCGCCTTCATCGAGCAGACCTTCGACTACTTCTGCCGCCGCCACCCCTGGGTGCAGCGCGAGGACGTGCGCCCGAAGTCGATCGCGCGCGAGCTGGTCGAGGGTTACTGGGACTTCGACCACTACGTGCGCTTCTACGGCTTGCAGCGCGTCGAGGGCCTCTTGCTGCGCTATCTCGGCGAAGTCTACGGATCACTCGTGCAGACCGTGCCCGCCGCCGCCAAGACCGACGCCGTCCACGACGTGATCGCCTACCTGCGCGCGCTGATCGAGCGCGTCGACTCGAGCCTGGTCGCGGAGTGGGAGAGTCTCTTGCACCCCGACCCGGTTGCACAGCCCGCCGCGCCCGTGCTGCGCGCGTACGACCTGGCCGCCGACCCGCGCGAGCTGCGCGCGCGCGTGCGCGCCGAGCTGCATCGACTCACCCGCGCGCTCGCGCAGCGCGACTTCGAGGAGGCGGCGCGCTGCGTGCACCAGGACCCCGACGATCGCTGGACGCCCGAGCGCTTCGCGCGCGCGCTCGAGCCGTTCCGCACTGACTACGGCGAGATCGTGTTCACGCCCCGCGCGCGGGAGAACCAGTGGACCCGGCTCGAGCCCGACGGCGCGCGGCGCTGGCGCGCCAGCCAGGTGCTGCTGGACCGCGAGAACGACAACCTGTGGCACATCGCGGCCGTGGTCGACCTCGGCGGCGAGCGCGACCCGGTCGGCCCGCTCCTGCGAGTCACTCGGATCGGTACCTGAGCGGGCTCGGCAGTCAGCCCGCGCTCGCGCCCACCAGCCGCTTCAGGGCCTCGGCGCTCGCGAAGTACAGAGCGACCAGCCCCAGCATGGCGCCCAGCAGCGCGGGCGGCAACGGCGCGAAGCCGAGCGGGCCGGCGAGCGGCGAGTACGGCAGCGCGAGCGCGATCGCGCCCACGGCGACGCTCGACGCGACCAGCGCCCGGCTGGGCCGGCTGCGCCCCAGCGGCAACGCAGTCCGCAGCGCGAACACGACGCTCACTTCGGAGAGCACCGACTCGACGAACCAGCCGCTGCGGAACAGCGTGGCGTCGGCCTTCAGCGCCAGCAGCAGCAGCGCAAAGCAACACAGGTCGAAGACGGAGCTCTGCGCGCCGAACAGCAGCATGAAGCGGCGGATGAAGCGCACGTTCCAGCGGCGCGGCGCGGCGAGTGTCTCGTCCTCGACCCGGTCGCCCGCGATCGTGAGCTGGGCGAGGTCACCCAGGAAGTTCAGCAGCAGGATCTGCTTGGGCAGCATCGGCAGGAAGGGGATGAACAGCGATGCGGCCGCGACCGAGAGCATGTTGCCGAAGTTCGAGCTCGTGGCCATGAACACGTACTTCTGCGTGTTCGCGAACGTGCGCCGGCCTTCGAGGATCCCGTCGCGCAGCGCAGACAACTCGCGGTCGAGCAGCACGATCTCGGCCGCCTCCTTCGCGACGTCGGTCGCCGAGTCCACCGAGATCCCGACGTCGGCGACGTGGAGCGCACCCGCGTCGTTGATGCCGTCGCCGAGAAAGCCCGCGACCCGGCCGGCGCGCTTGAGCGCCAGAATCACGCGCTCCTTCTGCGCCGGCTCGACCTCCGCGATCACGTCCGCTTGCACGGCGCGCGCGGCGAGCGCGTCCGCGGTGAGCTCGCGCAGCTCCTCGCCGGTGAGCACGCGCGGCTCCTTCAGCCCGACCTGACGCGCCACGTGACTGGCGACCCAGCGATTGTCACCCGTCAGGATCTTCAGCTCCACGCCGAGCTCGCGAAGCGAGGCGACGACGGCGGCGCTGTCCTCTTTCAGCCGGTCCGCGAACACCAGGAGGCCGATGAAGACCAGGTCGCGCTCGTCGCCGCGCTCGGCGCGCGTCTGCGCGCCCAGGTCGCGCACGGCCACCGCCAGGGCGCGCGCGCCGCGTTCGGACAGCGCGCGGAAGCGCGCCTCGATCGCCTCGCGGTGCGCCGCGATCGGCTCGCGGCCGCCGTCCGGCCGCTCGAGCTCGGTCGCGACCTCGAGCACCTTCGGGATCGGCCCCTTGGTGACCAGCAGGTTCCGGCCATCGAGCCGCACGAGCACGCTCTCGCGCTTGCGCACGAAGTCCCAGGGCACCTCGTCGAGCTTTGCCGCGGGGTCGGGCGCCGGGACGCCGGTGCACAGCGCGTCGTCGAGCGGGTTGCTGAAGCTGGTCGCGAACGCCGCGTTCAGGCGCGCGAGCGCGAGCACGCGCGCGCTCTCGCCGCCGAACGGGTCGCACGCCGCTTCCAGGCGCACGATGCCCTCGGTCAACGTGCCGGTCTTGTCGGAGCACAGGACGTCCATGCTGCCCAGGTTCTCGATCGCGGAGAGCCGTTTCACGATCACGCGCCTCTGGGCCATGGCCCGGGCTCCTCGCGCGAGACACAGCGCGAGGATGGCCGGCAAGAGCTGCGGCGCCAGCCCGATCGCGAGCGCGAGCGAGAACAGGAGTGAGTCGAGCACGGGGCGCGCGAGCGCGACGTTGGCCGCGAAGATCAGCATCGTGAGCGCCAGAGTGACCTCGACGAGCAAGAGGCCGAAGCGGAACAGCCCGTGCTCGAACTCCGGCTCCGGCGCCGCGCGCGCCAGGCGCGCGGAGATGTCGCCGAGCGCGGTGCGGCGCCCCACCGCGACCACGAGCGCGCGCGCAGCGCCGCTGGCCACGTGGGTGCCGAGGAAGACCGAGTTCGCCCGGCCCGGCAGCGGCGTGTCCGGCGCGAGCGGCGCGTGGTGCTTCTCGACGGGGAATGACTCGCCGGTGAGCGCCGCCTCGACGCAGAACAAGTCGTGCGCGTCGAGCAGCCGGCAGTCCGCGGGCACGAGCGAGCCCGCGCTCAGCACCACCACGTCGCCGGGCACCAGCTCGTCCGGCGGCAGCTCGAGCTCGACGCCGTCGCGCAGCACGCGGCACTTCGCGCGGACGGTCTCGAGCAGCGCCTCGACGGCGCGCTCCGCGCCGCTCTCCTGCCAGGCGCCGACCACTACGCTCGCCGCCAGGATCCCGACGATGATCGCGGCGTCGGTCCGCTCCGCGAACACGAAGGAGAGGGTCGCCGCGAACACCAGCAAGAGCAGGATCGGGCTCCCGAGCTGGCGCAGCACCACGCGCGCGAGGCCGTGGCGCCGCGCGGCGGGCAGCGCATCGCCTGCGAGCAGCGCGCGCCGGCGCGCCGCCTCCACGCTCGACAGGCCCGCGTGACTCGTGTCGAGCCGCAGACAGGCGGCGTCGCAGTCCTCGCTCCAGAACGCCCCTGGGTCGTTCACGCGTTCTGGGGACGCCGCGCGGCTCGCCCTCGCTCGCGCGTGGCCCGGGCCCGGCTCGCGGCCCAGCTGCAGATCGGACAGCGCGAGAAGTCGTGTGACCGGGCGGGGCAATGACTGCGGCCGAAGTAGATGATCTGCAGGTGGCGCCGGATCCACTCGTTCTCGGGAAACAGCGCCTTCAGGTCGCGCTCGGTCTGGACCACGTTGCGCCCGCTCGAGAGACCCCAGCGCGCCGCGAGCCGGTGGATGTGCGTGTCGACCGGGAAGGCCGGCACGCCGAACGCGTGCGCCATGACCACGCTCGCCGTCTTGTGACCCACGCCGGGCAGCGCCTCGAGCTCTTCGAAGCTCTTGGGCACGCGCCCGCCGTGCTCGGCCACGAGCTTCTTCGAGAGCGCGTGGATGTGGGCCGACTTCGCGGGCGAGAGACCGCAGGGCTTGATGATCTCGCGGATCGCCGGCACCGGGAGACGGCTCATGGCGGCCGGGTTGTTGGCCCGGGCGAACAGCGCGGGCGTCGTGCGATTCACGCGCTCGTCGGTGCACTGCGCGGACAGCACCACCGCGATCAAGAGCGTGTACGGGTCTTCGTGGGCGAGCGGGATGTCGGGCATGGGGTAGAGCTCGTCGAGGATCTTCCCGATGCGGTCGGCCTTCTCCTGGCGGGTCATCGGATCCTTTCTGCGAGGAAGCGCACGAACGCGGGGTGGGCGTTCGCGCAGGGCACGAGCTCGAGCGCCTCGCCGCCCGCCGCCTGCCACTGCGCGCGGCCGCGCACGCCGATCTCCTCGAGCGTCTCGAGACAGTCGGCCGCGAACGAGGGGCACAGCACGGCCAGGCGCTTCACGCCCGCGCGCGCGAGCTCGGGCAGACGCACGTCGGTGTGGGGCTGGATCCAGGGCTCCCGGCCGAGCCGCGACTGGAAGGCGAACGAGTGACTCCCCGGCGCGAGCCCGAGCGCGTTCACCAGCGCGCGCGTGGTCGCGACGCACTGCGCGCGGTAGCAGCGCGCATTGGCGAAGCCGATCGCGTTGCAGCAGTCGGCGGAGCGCAGACAGTGTGTCCCGCTGCGGTCGCCGGCGCGCATGTGGCGCTCGGGCAGGCCGTGGTAGGAGAACAGCACGTGGTCGGGGCGGAAGGCCGCGAGCCGCGGGCGCGCGATCTCGGCCAGCGCGCCGATGAAGCCCGCTGCGTCGTAGAACTCGCCCAGCGCCTCGAGCGGCGGCACGTTGTTCTGCGCGCCCGCGAGCTCGAACAGCTTGGCGAGCCCCGAGCCCAGCGACGACGACGCGTACTGCGGAAACAGCGGCACGGCGACGATGCGCGCCGCGC
Proteins encoded in this region:
- a CDS encoding GTP-binding protein, coding for MVSGFLGSGKTTLVRRLLEDAHERGLRLAIVSNEFGEVGIDRALLGGGDETFVELGGGCVCCRLSDELVTTLERLREKVSPDRVLIETSGVALPYDVQVHFYREPLVRWIGEDLTAVLVNAEQLAAGRDLDDTFEDQVTSADLLVLNKTDLVAPADLPGLEARLRALEPDAPIVRARHGDVSPDLLFPPGAAEVARRADRVAQARAPHSHEQFSAEVREIAPGLAPAALVESLRAEKALRAKGFVETSEGLRLVQGVGPRIELVVPDAPPPRELVGRVVLIRRGAAH
- a CDS encoding transglycosylase SLT domain-containing protein yields the protein MQRALLAITVAAFGLIASACQTPFAAAVLREQAAPASSQVALAPAPAELTRPSPQPQARPAPALQRPRLSERIAGLLVVRAPDLTPVDRARVAAAIEDAVQAHQLDPSLVLAIIEQESGFDPHAHGRGGSIGLMQVRPFVARDVAKRHGIPFTGKRTLLDPAANVAIGACYLGEMFDMYTDPALAISAYNLGPYRVQRMVARGRTPRPPYLLSVLARYQELSSQFGPVEPEDIEDAEAD
- a CDS encoding DEAD/DEAH box helicase; its protein translation is MKELFEAVRAEAESAVWSRGVELVRRGAVSVESRSADEIVLRVLVRAGHAAPAVRLHPRHASWECDCDGADDPCEHTCAALIALRRASESGEAAPAPAAAPGRLGYRLTRQSGGLALARVIVRDGREEPLAASLSAYAAGRGPGPAPLVSAEDLAVERLVDARRSGPPPAESMQRLLAALVGCEDVRLDGAPVAVSLDPVLPIARVEDRGDGFAVQLAQDPRLSEAFANGVVLCGGALRPVGDPHLSLRERSELGAGRLYPPDAAGRLVAEVIPELRARIPVEILTTRLPREELARPRLRARVTREGDRLRVAAELVYGDPPVARVEDGRLVALGDAVPRRNESAESALVARLDRELGLAPGAELALAAKDAIEYRTRLERFSGELVGRAHEAFHVTPELAAELRGGTDRLELSFRTPGGARVDPARVLRAWSEGESLVPLSGGGFAPLPLAWLAQHGRRVADLLAARSTNGALPAAALPDLARLYAELGEPPPPGFARLRALVDDFESLPDPALPADLHAELRGYQRDGVRWLAFLRAAGLGGLLADDMGLGKTLQALCAVSGRTLVVAPTSVLFGWAEQAQRFRPALRTSVYHGAKRALDPAADLTLTSYALLRLDAELLAAVDWDTVVLDEAQAIKNPDSQVARAAFALPGAFRVTLTGTPVENRLDELWSQLHFSNPGLLGSLRDFRERYARPVAAGEPGAAAHLRARIAPFVLRRLKSEVARELPPRTEAVLHCELDADERAVYDAVRAASQREVVERLSAGGNVLEALELLLRLRQAACHRALVPGQHATGSTKLAVLCESLEEAVAEGHKALVFSQWTSLLDLVEPELRERAIGFTRLDGSTVDRAGVVETFQSPAGPPVLLLSLRAGGVGLNLTAADHVFLLDPWWNPAVEDQAADRAHRIGQDRPVSVYRLVARDTVEERILALQERKRELAQAALAGADRANAISREDLLALLA
- a CDS encoding SDR family oxidoreductase, whose product is MTDLRGKTALVTGATNGIGRASARALARMGARLWLVARDAGRAEDTRAEIENESPRAEVNVLLADLGSQAEVRRAAAEFLSHGEPLHILLNNAGVMELARSETRDGIETTFAVNHLAYFLLTLLLLERIRESAPARIVNVASDAHKMGGPLDFDDLGASKRYSAWGVYGRSKLANLLFTRELARRLAGSGVTVNALHPGMVRTGLGQNNHAPVLKFLTKLARPLFRSPEQGAETSIWACSAPELEGVTGRYFGDRRETAPHANARDDAAARRLWEASEKLVGISA
- a CDS encoding medium chain dehydrogenase/reductase family protein encodes the protein MRQVWIERFGRPEVLRLREAPDPMPGPRQVRVRVEAIGVNFADVMGRLGLYPDLPKRPVVPGYEIAGRVDAVGAEVEPDWIGRDILALTRFGGYADTVCVPEVQLATRPADMSAPQGAALPVNYLTAWQILEVMGGLRAGMTVLIHSAGGGVGIAALQLAKRIGATTIGTASSGKHDALKRLGLDFAIDPYHDDFEQRVREYTRGRGVDLALDAVGGKSFRQSYRSLSPTGRMAMFGLSAAATGKRRNLFKVAWTAARMPWLAFGPARLISENKGVFGVNLAHLWEEIDRVNGWLDALLGCWNRREIAPLISASFPLDRAAEAHHYIQDRKNIGKVVLVP